From the genome of candidate division TA06 bacterium:
TATTTTAACCGGGTTTCCGCAACACAAAGGGGAGAGCTACTTATGCTAAGTGGCTCTCCCCTGCAATATCTGGCTCCAGCGGTAGGGCTCGAACCTACAACAATCCGCCTAAGGCGGATTAACAGCCGGATTCAATCTTGTTTTTAATAAAAGTCCTCCCTTTTCCACTTTTAAGAAAGCGTTCTCTTTTCACTGCTTCCTGTCTGGAGGCGTATTGTTCCGAATAAACCAATAGCCAGGGGCCTTGATTGCGTTTGGTATAAAGGGTAAGCCGGTTGGCCGGGTCGTTGTGGTAAGCCAGGCGTTTCTCCATATCCGAAGTTTGCCCGGTGTATGTCTTACCGGTGGTTCGGCTTCGTATCAGATAAACATAATACATAATGGTAAAGCCGCATAATTACTATGCGGCCTAAGTATTCTGGCTCCAGCGGTAGGGCTCGAACCTACAACAACCCGGTTAACAGCCGGGAGCTCTACCATTGAGCTACGCTGGAATTAAAAAGAATTACCTACAACAATCCGCCTAAGGCGGATTAACAGCCGGGATCTCTATCCGCCAGAGGCGGACTACGCTGGAACACAAGTACTAATTATATTTTATTTTCACCCAACTGTCAAGCCGTTTTTCAATGGTTATCAAACAAAACCCCGGGGCTAAAATAGGCCCCGGGGTTCTTCCGCGATTCAAAGAACGCGAAGGCGGCCGGGACTATTCCACGTAAACTTCCACCTTCTGGCCGGACTCGTCATCCTCCACGTCCACCATCTTGTACTGCCCGTTGACCGCGAACTGGTCGAACAATTTCTCGATGTCCTCAAAGCTTTCGGCGTTCAGCTTTATTCCCTTGGATTCCATCTGGGCCTTGGCCTCATCGGGCATCATCATGGAGAATTTGCCGCCCAGGCTGCCGGCTATTTTCAGCAGGGTCAGGGGGACGGTGACCCGGACCTTCGGTTTGTCCGCTCCTTTTTCGAAGACCCGGACTTTCAACCAGCGGGCCTTGCCGTTGGCCCCGCCGGGGGTGTCCATGGCGGCCATAAGTTTGGCGGCCTCTTCGGCGGTTATCTTCTTGTCTTCCACCATTTTCAATATGCGCAGTCTGTCTTCTGACATGTTCTTTCTCCTTTTACTTCTACGGTTGGTCGGGGTGGGTTTTAAACCCACCCTTACTATTTACTACAGGTTCTTCAGCCTCTGGGCGGCCTCTTCGGCCGACATCTGCCCGCTTTCCACCGCCTTTAGGATCTGCTCCCGGGATTGTTTGTCACCCTCGCTCTCCAGTACCGAACCGTTGTTCTTGGACTTGCGCCAGACAAAAGAGTCTATCACTTTCATCACACCCCAGGCGATAAGCAATATCGGCCAGTCACGGGAAAAGGAGAAATGAAAGGAATAAAGCCCGTAATTGGAAAGCAGCAGCAGGGCGCCCAAGGCGATCCAGAACAAAGCCCACAGGATCTTGCGGGGACGGTTTTGGTAATAAACGAACATTTGACCTCCTTGT
Proteins encoded in this window:
- a CDS encoding GIY-YIG nuclease family protein, producing MYYVYLIRSRTTGKTYTGQTSDMEKRLAYHNDPANRLTLYTKRNQGPWLLVYSEQYASRQEAVKRERFLKSGKGRTFIKNKIESGC